The DNA window AAAATAAAGTATTCCAAAGAACCATCTCGATTGATAAATCAAAGTAACAGGGTATACTAATGTGAGGAAATTACAAAGATGAAACGGTAAGTCTTCTGTTAAACTTAAATTGTTTTGTGTAAATTTAAATATCATTAGAATAATATTCGTTCCAGCAAGCACTAGAGAAAAAATGAGTGCCTGTCTAATTTGAACAACTTTTGTATAGGCTTTTGAAGACTTTATCCACAGAATGCATAGTAAAGTAAAGAATAAGACAGGTAAAAGATGTTCCAGAGTGAATGCTCTAAATAAATCTTCGTCGTAAAGTTTTGGTTGCGGCATGCAGACTAAGTAATATGAATAAGGCTTTTAGCTATTTTAAGTATTTTTTAACAGACTTTGAAATACCTTTGTTAACAATTACAGTCTAAAGTTAAAAATGATGAGATACTTAGCTTTGGTTTTTATTTATATTTTTTTTCTGGGTAAAGTTTATTCAGGACCTGACCCAAAAGCCACCAAATGGCTAAAAAAGGTTGAATCAGTATATAATTCATTTTCAAGCCTTAAGATTGACTTAACCATCGAGACCAAGCCAGCTGAGCATAAAACGAATATTCAATCCGGCAGTTTTGCTTATCAAGGCAGTTCCTTTAGTCTGATTTTACCTGATCATGAAGTTTATTTTGATGGCAAAACCCAGTATACTTATTTTAAAGACAGAAAGGAAGTTCAAATAACTTCCTCCAAAGAAGAAGATGCTGTATATCACCCAAAGTTTTTTGCCGGTCTATATAAATCAGGGAAATATGAATATAAAATTGAATCAGAAGATTCAAAGTTCTTGACAATTGAATTTGTACCAATTGAGAGAACGGAAAGTTTTTTTAAAGTAAAAATTAAAATCCGCAAGACAGATGTTCAAATGACTCAATTGCAGATATTTGAGAAGAATGGAGATCGAATTACCATAAACAATAAAAAAATTGTTTCCAATGCAGTTTTGAATTCTCAAAAGTTCACAATGGAGTCCGGTCAACTTAAAGGGTTACATGTGGAAGATCTTCGTGATGAATAATCCAATTCAAAAGACTTAAATTGGTACTTTTGCACTTTATATGAGTATCAAATCCAGTTTAATTAAAGCCACCGCCCAGGTGATTTGTGTGCGAGAAGAGAAACTTGCATCCCATTCTGTAAAAAATCAAAATCAGGTTTTTAATCAACTGATAATCAGCGGATTGAAGACTTCTTTTGGAAAAGATTTTAAATTCTCCAAAATTAAGGATTATAATACTTTTAAACAAAATGTGCCTATTGGTGATTATGAAAAGCACATTTCATACTTCGAGCGAGTTAAAAATGGTGAGCCAAATGTACTTTGGCCTGGAAAACCTAAGTATTTGGCCAAGACTTCAGGTACAACGAGCGGCACCAAATTTATTCCTATTACAAGGGCCAGTATTCCAAATCATCTAAACAGTGCTAGAAATGCCTTATTTTCTTATGTGCATCACAGATCAGATACTATGATTTTTGATGGAAAGATGCTGTTTTTGTCTGGATCACCGGAACTTGAATTTCACAATGGAATTGGCGTAGGACGCTTATCAGGCATCGTAAATCATGAAATACCATCCTGGTTCTCCAAGGCTAAATTGCCTGATCATCAAACCAATTTGATTCAACCCTGGGAATTAAAAGTGGAAAAGATTATTGAAGATATACTTCACCGGGATCTCAGAGTAGTGAGTGGAATACCACCATGGATTCAAATGTTTTTTGAAAAGATCCTGGAGAAGACTGGAAAGTCATGTGTAAAAGATGTATTTCCAAATCTTGAGCTTTATATTCATGGTGGTGTTAATTATGAACCTTATAATCACAGAATTAACAAACTGGTCGGAGAACAACTTTCACTTTTGGAAACTTACCCAGCCAGTGAAGGATTTATTGCATATCAGGATAATCCGGATTTGGATGGCATGAGATTGGTTAGTAAATCAGGAATATTTTTTGAATTTATACCATTAGATGGGTTTCACGAAACCAATCCCATTCGATTGTCTCTCGAAGAAGTTGAGATTGATAAAGATTATGCAATAGTCTTGTCGACAAATGCTGGTTTATGGGCTTATCTTTTAGGTGATGTTGTTAACTTTTGCTCCCTTAATCCACCCCGACTAAAAGTTACAGGAAGGGTTTCACAATTTATTTCCGCTTTTGGAGAACACGTAATTGCATCTGAAGTGGAAGGAGCCTTGAGTGAAATTCAAAGTTTATTCAATTTGCAAGTAATTGAATTTACAGTTGCTCCACAAGTCAATCCAACGGATAATGACTTACCATATCATGAGTGGTTTATTGAATTCAAAGATGAACCTAAAAATCTAAATGAAATTTCTGCAAGGTTAGATGAAGCGATGATGCAACGGAATAATTATTACAAAGATTTAATCAATGGAAGAATACTTGATACACTAAAGATTCGACCCATTAAAAGAAACGGATTTAAGGATTACATGATAAGCATAAAAAAATACGGAGAACAGTTTAAAGTTCAGCGTTTGTGTAACGACAGAAAAATTGCAGACGAACTAGCTAATCAGATCCTAATATCTTAGAATTCAGGACATATAAAACCCTCATTTGTATAATCGCCTACAATAGAAATACTGATTTCAAAAGAATGTGTAGGGTTTTGGTATTTGATTGCATCTCGTAATCCAATATCGTATTGCATCCCGATGATAAACCTTTTTACTTCAAACCCTAACAAAAGTCCAAAATCCACGGGTGTAATAAATGAAGTTGAAGATACACTCCTCAACGCTATGCCGGCATGCATCGCTGTTTGATTAAGTGAGTAAAAGGCTTGTCTGTAATTTATTCCGGTTTGTAAAATCTGCAAAGGGCCCTGTGTAGCAAAGTATAATTTTGGGAAGAGTTGTCTAAAATTATCGATTTTATATGAAAAGTTAAGTATGGTGTTTGTCCTGATCAATGCTTTAGATTCCTTAGAGCCACTGTAATTGATATCCTCAAGACTTTTGTAAAATGAAAAATTGGGCTTAAAAATATAATGTATGCCTGTTCCGATCTGAACACCCCATAATTTTGATAATTGTGTATTGTAATTAATACCAAATTTTAGGTCAGGTGTGGCATGTATGTTCTGTGGAAGAATTTCAGAGGTACTTCCATTGTATCGATCTAATCCGTCAAACTGGTCTTCAAAATATATGTTGTCGTAACTTATAGATCTTTGAAGGATTCCTAATGCAATACCACCACTCAGGTATGTCTTCTTTAACTTATCAAGAAGTTTGTGGTAGGCAATAGAAACACCCATTTCATTCTTGTTCCAATCTAAAATTTGACCTCGGTCAGAAATGAAAAAAGCACCCAACGCCAAAAAATCACCTTTAAAGTCTTTGTCGTTTTGATCAAACTTAATGTCTCCGGAAATTCCAAAAGTTCTATAAGGAGCATCTGCAAACTTCAACCAATGATCTCTGTTGATCATTCTGACTTTAAAATTACCGTCAAATGATCCAGTAAGTGC is part of the Candidatus Vicinibacter affinis genome and encodes:
- a CDS encoding PorP/SprF family type IX secretion system membrane protein, translated to MRILKIVFFIYLTLDFNKGQSQDISFSQFNSLGSYYNPALTGSFDGNFKVRMINRDHWLKFADAPYRTFGISGDIKFDQNDKDFKGDFLALGAFFISDRGQILDWNKNEMGVSIAYHKLLDKLKKTYLSGGIALGILQRSISYDNIYFEDQFDGLDRYNGSTSEILPQNIHATPDLKFGINYNTQLSKLWGVQIGTGIHYIFKPNFSFYKSLEDINYSGSKESKALIRTNTILNFSYKIDNFRQLFPKLYFATQGPLQILQTGINYRQAFYSLNQTAMHAGIALRSVSSTSFITPVDFGLLLGFEVKRFIIGMQYDIGLRDAIKYQNPTHSFEISISIVGDYTNEGFICPEF
- a CDS encoding GH3 auxin-responsive promoter family protein; its protein translation is MSIKSSLIKATAQVICVREEKLASHSVKNQNQVFNQLIISGLKTSFGKDFKFSKIKDYNTFKQNVPIGDYEKHISYFERVKNGEPNVLWPGKPKYLAKTSGTTSGTKFIPITRASIPNHLNSARNALFSYVHHRSDTMIFDGKMLFLSGSPELEFHNGIGVGRLSGIVNHEIPSWFSKAKLPDHQTNLIQPWELKVEKIIEDILHRDLRVVSGIPPWIQMFFEKILEKTGKSCVKDVFPNLELYIHGGVNYEPYNHRINKLVGEQLSLLETYPASEGFIAYQDNPDLDGMRLVSKSGIFFEFIPLDGFHETNPIRLSLEEVEIDKDYAIVLSTNAGLWAYLLGDVVNFCSLNPPRLKVTGRVSQFISAFGEHVIASEVEGALSEIQSLFNLQVIEFTVAPQVNPTDNDLPYHEWFIEFKDEPKNLNEISARLDEAMMQRNNYYKDLINGRILDTLKIRPIKRNGFKDYMISIKKYGEQFKVQRLCNDRKIADELANQILIS
- a CDS encoding outer membrane lipoprotein carrier protein LolA, producing MMRYLALVFIYIFFLGKVYSGPDPKATKWLKKVESVYNSFSSLKIDLTIETKPAEHKTNIQSGSFAYQGSSFSLILPDHEVYFDGKTQYTYFKDRKEVQITSSKEEDAVYHPKFFAGLYKSGKYEYKIESEDSKFLTIEFVPIERTESFFKVKIKIRKTDVQMTQLQIFEKNGDRITINNKKIVSNAVLNSQKFTMESGQLKGLHVEDLRDE